Proteins encoded in a region of the Tautonia rosea genome:
- a CDS encoding ferredoxin--NADP(+) reductase has product MPRNAPDPSLDIPAPRYQTDDPGVARVVSNERLTPNGSAEIRHLVLDCSGLDYQYREGQSVGIIIPGVEDRGHASTVRFYSIASGRGGEAGQKGLVAICVKRVMVADPITGALRGSPSSEFLCDAKPGDDIAVTGPYGKSFVLPDDPRSNLILAATGTGVSPFRGFLQHLFTERDDWQGQVRLFEGARSVGECLYRTEFAAYQEDHPNFRVHYALSREEHASGGARMYVHHRMEEQIEEVWALLDREETYLYICGIKGMEGHIERVLERRADRDGISWSDFRRVLQDSGRLLIETY; this is encoded by the coding sequence ATGCCTCGAAACGCCCCCGATCCTTCGCTCGATATCCCTGCGCCTCGTTACCAGACCGATGATCCGGGGGTCGCCCGGGTTGTCTCGAACGAGCGGCTGACGCCCAACGGATCGGCCGAGATCCGGCATCTGGTGCTCGACTGTTCGGGGCTCGATTACCAGTACCGTGAAGGCCAGAGCGTGGGGATCATCATTCCCGGCGTCGAGGACCGCGGCCACGCCAGCACCGTAAGGTTCTACTCGATTGCCTCGGGCCGAGGGGGTGAGGCGGGTCAGAAGGGCCTGGTGGCGATTTGCGTGAAGCGGGTGATGGTCGCCGATCCGATAACCGGCGCGTTGCGCGGAAGTCCTTCGTCAGAATTTCTTTGCGACGCCAAACCCGGTGACGACATTGCCGTGACCGGCCCGTATGGAAAGAGCTTCGTGTTGCCAGACGATCCGCGATCGAACCTGATTTTGGCGGCGACCGGAACCGGTGTCTCCCCCTTCCGAGGGTTCCTGCAACATCTGTTTACCGAGCGGGACGACTGGCAAGGGCAGGTCCGGCTGTTCGAAGGGGCCCGATCGGTCGGCGAGTGCCTTTATCGAACCGAGTTTGCCGCCTATCAAGAGGATCACCCCAACTTCCGCGTCCACTACGCCCTGAGCCGCGAAGAACATGCCTCGGGCGGCGCTCGGATGTACGTGCATCATCGCATGGAGGAGCAGATCGAGGAGGTCTGGGCGCTGCTCGATCGGGAGGAAACGTACCTTTACATTTGCGGGATCAAGGGGATGGAAGGGCACATCGAGCGGGTTCTTGAACGTCGAGCCGACCGCGACGGCATTTCCTGGTCTGACTTCCGGCGCGTCCTGCAAGACTCGGGGCGGTTGCTGATCGAGACGTACTGA
- a CDS encoding sulfide/dihydroorotate dehydrogenase-like FAD/NAD-binding protein: MFPILEAEFLAPEIKRFVIEAPRVARKRRAGQFVIVRLHERGERIPLTIADGDADRGTITLIVQGVGKTTRLMNMLEAGDAVLDLVGPLGEPSDVRNYGTVVVIGGGVGTAIAWPTAKAMKAAGNRVVAIIGARTKELVLLEPELREIADELEIVTDDGSYGRKGVVIDPLCERIMRGNRIDLVLAIGPVRMMQAVAEMTRPSGIRTIVSLNSLMVDGTGMCGGCRVATKEGTRFACVDGPEFDAHIVDFDVLARRNRTYAANEAEALETFRANPNAALEFVRRSCRLDRCHAEGDLAEVSSS, encoded by the coding sequence ATGTTCCCGATTCTCGAGGCTGAATTTCTCGCGCCTGAGATCAAACGATTCGTGATCGAGGCGCCCCGAGTCGCCCGCAAGCGGAGGGCCGGGCAGTTTGTCATCGTTCGCCTGCATGAGCGTGGCGAACGGATTCCTTTGACGATTGCCGACGGCGATGCCGATCGAGGCACAATCACGCTGATTGTGCAAGGAGTGGGCAAGACAACTCGCCTGATGAACATGCTGGAGGCCGGCGACGCGGTGCTTGACCTCGTCGGGCCGCTAGGCGAACCCTCCGACGTTCGGAATTACGGCACAGTGGTGGTCATTGGCGGCGGGGTCGGAACCGCCATTGCCTGGCCGACGGCCAAAGCGATGAAAGCGGCCGGCAACCGTGTGGTGGCGATCATCGGGGCCAGGACGAAAGAACTCGTTCTCCTCGAACCGGAACTCCGGGAGATCGCCGACGAGTTGGAGATCGTGACCGACGACGGCAGCTACGGCCGCAAAGGGGTGGTGATCGACCCGCTTTGCGAGCGGATCATGCGAGGCAACCGGATTGACCTGGTGCTGGCCATTGGCCCGGTGCGGATGATGCAAGCGGTGGCCGAGATGACCCGCCCGTCAGGCATTCGGACGATCGTCAGCCTCAATTCGTTGATGGTCGACGGCACCGGCATGTGCGGCGGCTGCCGCGTGGCCACGAAGGAGGGGACTCGATTCGCCTGTGTGGACGGGCCGGAGTTCGACGCCCACATCGTCGACTTCGATGTCCTTGCCCGGCGGAACCGGACCTATGCCGCCAACGAGGCCGAGGCGCTCGAAACCTTCCGGGCCAACCCGAACGCCGCGCTCGAGTTCGTTCGTCGTTCGTGCCGCCTCGATCGTTGCCATGCCGAAGGGGACCTGGCGGAGGTGAGCTCCTCATGA
- the gltA gene encoding NADPH-dependent glutamate synthase, translating into MSGNTLPPKERMKIPRQAMPEQEADLRRHTFTEVNQGLTVLGATTEALRCLECAKPVCMTGCPVGVKIRDFVELITAGDYLGAASKIREDNVLPAITGRVCPQETQCEGCCILGKKFEPLGVGYLERFVADYEREQGRIGLPEIAPPTGKRVAIIGSGPAGLSAAGDLVRWGHAVTVFEALHEIGGVLLYGIPEFRLPKEIVRHEVNALGQMGVEFQTNVVVGKTVTIDELMTEDGYDAVLVATGAGLPKFMDIPGEHLSGVYSANEFLTRVNLMHANDFPKYDEPVFDCRGQDIAVIGGGNTAMDAVRTAARLGARTSTLIYRRTEAEMPARVEEVRHAKQEGIDLLTLANPVAFLGDDEGRLTAVRCIRMELGAPDDSGRRSPVPIAGSEFELPVAMAVVALGTGANPLVQSSTPDMATNRKGYIAADPETLRTSKRGVFAAGDIVTGGATVILAMAAGRTAAASIRDYLDTGRWDGEPPSPA; encoded by the coding sequence ATGAGCGGCAATACCCTGCCTCCCAAGGAACGGATGAAGATTCCTCGCCAGGCGATGCCCGAGCAGGAAGCGGATCTCCGTCGGCACACCTTTACCGAGGTGAACCAGGGACTCACCGTCCTCGGCGCCACGACCGAAGCGCTGCGATGCCTCGAATGCGCCAAGCCGGTCTGCATGACCGGCTGTCCGGTTGGGGTGAAGATCCGGGACTTCGTCGAGCTGATCACGGCGGGCGACTACCTGGGCGCGGCGAGCAAGATCCGAGAGGACAACGTGCTGCCGGCCATCACAGGCCGCGTCTGTCCGCAAGAGACGCAGTGCGAAGGGTGCTGCATTCTTGGCAAGAAGTTCGAGCCGCTGGGGGTGGGCTACCTCGAACGCTTCGTGGCCGACTACGAGCGCGAGCAGGGTAGGATCGGCCTGCCCGAGATCGCCCCGCCGACCGGAAAGCGGGTGGCGATCATCGGGTCTGGTCCGGCCGGACTGAGTGCCGCGGGCGATCTGGTCCGCTGGGGGCATGCGGTCACGGTGTTCGAGGCGCTGCATGAGATTGGCGGTGTCTTGCTGTATGGCATCCCCGAATTTCGATTGCCGAAGGAGATCGTCCGGCACGAGGTCAACGCGCTGGGTCAGATGGGGGTCGAGTTTCAGACGAACGTCGTCGTGGGCAAGACGGTGACGATCGACGAACTGATGACCGAGGACGGTTACGATGCCGTGCTGGTGGCCACGGGTGCGGGCTTGCCGAAGTTCATGGACATTCCGGGCGAGCATCTCTCGGGGGTCTACTCAGCCAACGAGTTCCTGACGCGCGTCAACCTGATGCACGCCAACGACTTCCCGAAGTACGACGAGCCGGTCTTCGACTGCCGGGGGCAGGACATCGCCGTCATTGGCGGCGGCAATACGGCGATGGACGCTGTCCGCACGGCCGCTCGACTGGGGGCCCGGACGAGCACCTTGATCTATCGTCGGACCGAGGCCGAGATGCCCGCGCGGGTCGAGGAAGTCCGCCATGCCAAGCAAGAAGGGATCGACCTTTTGACCCTGGCCAACCCGGTGGCGTTCCTCGGCGATGACGAGGGGCGTCTGACCGCGGTCCGATGCATTCGGATGGAGCTGGGAGCGCCGGACGACTCGGGCCGACGCTCGCCGGTGCCGATCGCCGGGTCGGAGTTCGAACTGCCGGTGGCGATGGCGGTGGTGGCGCTCGGCACGGGGGCGAACCCGCTGGTGCAGTCGTCGACCCCCGACATGGCCACGAACCGCAAAGGGTACATCGCGGCTGATCCGGAGACGTTGCGGACCTCGAAGCGTGGCGTGTTTGCTGCAGGGGACATTGTGACCGGGGGCGCGACGGTGATCCTGGCGATGGCCGCCGGTCGGACGGCTGCCGCGTCGATCCGGGATTATCTCGACACGGGCCGCTGGGACGGGGAGCCTCCTTCGCCTGCCTGA
- a CDS encoding arylsulfatase, whose protein sequence is MRRSSLPSLLPVCGMILVTLVVILKVAPAAMANDRPNIVIILADDLGYSDLGCFGGEIETPNLDRLAADGLRFSQFTNTARCCPTRATLLTGLYQHQAGVGHMVGDRGLPSYQGYLNNRCVTIAEALRPAGYATLMAGKWHVGSAPGRWPLDRGFDRYYGTPSGGGVYFKDTLQIRTEVFFVEDDRRVEFPDNSYVTDVFTDHAIRFAQDAAASDRPFFLYLAHIAPHWPLQALPEDIAKYEGRYDLGWDAVREARYQRQLDMGLIDPQWPLSPRDPEAAPWTDLSDDERAERARRMAIYAAQVDRLDQSVGRLVTALREADALDNTLILFLSDNGCSAEGGPGGFSRGEPGAPIGTGLSYASAGLEWANACDTPFRKFKMSTHEGGIATPFIAHWPRGIGRKGQIEHQPGHIIDLMPTCLALAQAAYPGARNGTPTLPLEGRSLVPGFAGEPIDRGPIFWEHQGNRAVRLGDWKLVAPHGRPWELYNLALDRTELNNLADEHPETVVELSALYDSWAERCGVAPWPIASQ, encoded by the coding sequence ATGAGACGATCCTCCCTGCCCTCCTTGCTTCCTGTTTGCGGGATGATCCTGGTCACGCTCGTGGTCATCCTGAAGGTTGCCCCCGCGGCAATGGCGAACGATCGCCCGAACATCGTCATCATCCTCGCCGACGACCTGGGCTACTCCGACCTCGGCTGCTTCGGCGGCGAGATCGAGACGCCCAACCTCGATCGCCTGGCCGCCGACGGCCTCCGCTTCTCCCAGTTCACCAACACCGCGCGCTGCTGCCCGACCCGCGCCACCTTGCTCACCGGCCTGTACCAGCACCAGGCGGGGGTCGGCCACATGGTGGGCGACCGGGGCTTGCCGTCATATCAAGGCTATCTCAACAACCGATGCGTCACGATCGCCGAGGCCCTGCGCCCCGCCGGTTACGCGACCCTGATGGCCGGCAAGTGGCACGTCGGCTCGGCTCCCGGCCGATGGCCGCTCGACCGCGGCTTCGATCGCTACTACGGCACCCCCTCCGGCGGCGGCGTCTACTTCAAGGACACGCTCCAGATTCGCACCGAAGTCTTCTTCGTCGAGGACGACCGGCGCGTCGAGTTCCCCGACAACAGCTACGTCACCGACGTCTTCACCGACCACGCCATCCGGTTCGCCCAGGACGCCGCCGCCTCCGACCGCCCGTTCTTCCTCTACCTCGCCCACATCGCCCCCCACTGGCCCCTGCAGGCCCTCCCCGAAGACATCGCCAAATATGAAGGACGCTACGATCTCGGATGGGATGCCGTCCGCGAGGCCCGCTATCAGAGACAACTCGACATGGGCCTGATCGACCCGCAATGGCCGCTCAGCCCACGAGACCCCGAGGCCGCCCCCTGGACCGACCTCTCCGACGACGAGCGCGCCGAGCGCGCCCGCCGCATGGCCATCTATGCGGCCCAGGTCGACCGGCTCGACCAGTCCGTCGGGCGGCTCGTCACGGCCCTCCGCGAGGCCGACGCCCTGGACAACACGCTCATCCTCTTCCTCTCCGACAACGGCTGCTCGGCCGAGGGTGGACCCGGCGGCTTCAGCCGGGGGGAACCCGGCGCCCCGATCGGCACTGGCCTCTCCTACGCCAGCGCCGGCCTGGAATGGGCCAACGCCTGCGATACCCCGTTCCGCAAGTTCAAGATGAGCACCCACGAAGGCGGGATCGCCACCCCGTTCATCGCCCACTGGCCGCGCGGCATCGGCCGCAAGGGGCAGATCGAGCACCAGCCCGGCCACATCATCGACCTCATGCCCACCTGCCTCGCACTGGCCCAGGCCGCCTATCCCGGGGCCCGCAACGGCACCCCGACCCTGCCGCTGGAAGGCCGCAGCCTCGTCCCCGGCTTCGCGGGCGAGCCGATCGACCGCGGGCCGATCTTCTGGGAACACCAGGGGAACCGCGCCGTCCGGCTCGGCGACTGGAAGCTCGTCGCCCCCCACGGCAGACCCTGGGAGCTGTACAACCTCGCCCTCGACCGCACCGAGTTGAACAACCTGGCCGACGAGCATCCCGAAACGGTTGTCGAACTGTCCGCGCTCTACGACTCCTGGGCCGAGCGCTGCGGCGTCGCCCCCTGGCCGATCGCGAGTCAATGA
- a CDS encoding FliM/FliN family flagellar motor switch protein, translated as MSPPPNDPEAAPDPLGSAPSLARRHARLADRLRQSEATLRPLLDELEAMIGASIVPNDVDLIPRASGLKRPGAIAQCSWPRLGTRIGLGIEPSLAHALVDRLLGFDRKEAEHKLQVSPIEWGILGFVVARLLDRLAESPGPFGPWDLYLDRVGPEPFPPDGLGPIVTLAWPLQVGPVHGVVRLWVPEMLLGLALVDEPPAPPITDSAAFSRRFAGLHVPVRVVVGSLTPPEGRPDPIEGEVLPLSLPEGLPAGVPESPEGPPVLLVLGEGSTPHARALAVGRRSDPEGHSLTVLSLISPGPEADSRPDTPPALPLDLVVELGRLHLPLARVAELRPGDVLDLGHSPDDPVLITSGGDPVAHGTLVSLDGGLGVRITRLFV; from the coding sequence ATGAGCCCCCCTCCCAACGACCCCGAGGCCGCGCCCGATCCGCTCGGCAGCGCGCCGAGCCTCGCCCGCCGCCATGCCCGGCTGGCCGACCGCCTGCGGCAGAGCGAAGCCACCCTCCGCCCCTTGCTCGACGAGCTGGAGGCGATGATCGGCGCCTCGATCGTCCCGAACGACGTGGACCTGATCCCCCGGGCCTCGGGCCTGAAGCGTCCCGGGGCGATCGCGCAGTGCTCGTGGCCGCGATTGGGGACGCGGATCGGCCTGGGGATCGAGCCGAGCCTGGCCCATGCCCTCGTCGATCGCCTGCTCGGCTTCGATCGGAAAGAGGCCGAGCACAAGCTCCAGGTCTCGCCGATCGAGTGGGGCATCCTCGGGTTCGTCGTCGCCCGCCTGCTCGACCGCCTGGCCGAGTCTCCCGGCCCGTTCGGCCCCTGGGACCTGTACCTCGACCGCGTCGGCCCCGAGCCGTTCCCGCCCGACGGCCTCGGCCCGATCGTCACCCTCGCCTGGCCGCTCCAGGTCGGCCCGGTCCACGGGGTCGTCCGGCTCTGGGTCCCCGAGATGCTCCTGGGCCTCGCCCTCGTCGACGAGCCCCCTGCCCCGCCGATCACCGACTCCGCCGCCTTCTCCCGCCGCTTCGCCGGGCTTCATGTCCCGGTCCGTGTCGTGGTTGGCTCCCTCACGCCTCCCGAGGGCCGCCCCGACCCGATCGAGGGCGAGGTCCTTCCCCTCTCCCTCCCCGAAGGTCTCCCCGCCGGGGTGCCCGAATCCCCCGAAGGCCCCCCCGTCTTGCTGGTGCTGGGCGAAGGGAGTACCCCGCACGCCCGGGCCCTTGCCGTGGGCCGGCGCTCCGACCCGGAGGGTCACTCCCTGACGGTCCTCAGCCTGATCTCCCCGGGCCCGGAGGCAGACTCCAGGCCCGACACTCCCCCGGCCCTGCCCCTCGACCTCGTCGTCGAGCTGGGCCGATTGCACCTGCCGCTCGCCCGGGTCGCCGAGCTGCGCCCCGGCGACGTGCTCGACCTCGGCCACTCCCCCGACGACCCCGTCCTGATCACCTCCGGCGGCGATCCCGTCGCCCACGGCACCCTCGTCTCGCTCGACGGCGGCCTTGGCGTCCGCATCACCCGGCTGTTCGTCTGA
- a CDS encoding glycosyltransferase family 39 protein — MSRMPTRGVLGIVIVATLLRLILAATLGSGNDEAYYGLYLDHLDWSYFDHPPMVALVALFGETIGGGQRSLLALRLGFVLLFAGSTLLVARLARRAYGETAAAPTALALNASWFFGAAVGTFVLPDGPLLFFWLLTIDRLMTALDADPDRSLVPWLGVGLAWGGALLSKYHAVFLPAGFLAYCLVEPFARRTLKTPGPYLATAVGLLIFTPVISWNARNDWASFVFQGARASGSLTIDPAALFGTIVAQVFYLLPWMAVALAVVAVRIARHPSSDPDQRRWDRLFLALALVPFVFFLAVSAFRPVLPHWGLIGVAALMPPLGAAWTDRLARQPRSMRRRLALIALAPIVVTALALAHVNTGWLQGGGSGRITLLPPEADPSRDLFGWDQIADELRRRGLLDRPDTFVFTGHWHVSGQLARAIGPGTPVLCYHEGDARGFSGWSRPDDWVGRDGILVAIDDRSTEPQCFDRWFERIEPIASFNIMRGGVPIRPVRLFRCVRQTRPFRFDAPPGG; from the coding sequence ATGTCACGGATGCCGACAAGAGGGGTGCTCGGGATCGTCATCGTGGCCACGCTGTTGCGACTCATCCTGGCCGCGACTCTGGGATCGGGCAACGACGAAGCCTATTACGGCCTCTATCTCGATCACCTCGACTGGAGCTACTTCGACCATCCCCCCATGGTCGCCCTGGTGGCCCTGTTCGGCGAGACGATCGGCGGAGGCCAGCGATCCCTCCTTGCCCTGCGGCTCGGCTTCGTTTTGCTGTTCGCCGGATCGACACTCCTGGTCGCTCGCCTGGCGCGCCGGGCTTACGGGGAAACCGCGGCAGCCCCGACAGCCCTGGCCCTGAACGCCTCGTGGTTCTTCGGGGCGGCGGTCGGAACCTTCGTCCTGCCCGATGGTCCCCTGCTTTTCTTCTGGCTCCTGACGATCGACCGCCTGATGACAGCCCTCGACGCCGATCCTGACCGATCCCTCGTCCCCTGGCTCGGCGTCGGCCTGGCATGGGGAGGGGCATTGCTGAGCAAGTACCACGCGGTGTTTCTCCCTGCCGGATTCCTGGCCTATTGCCTGGTCGAGCCGTTCGCCCGGCGCACCTTGAAAACGCCCGGCCCGTACCTGGCAACGGCGGTCGGCCTACTCATCTTTACGCCGGTGATCTCCTGGAACGCCCGCAACGACTGGGCCTCGTTCGTCTTCCAGGGGGCTCGGGCCTCGGGCTCGTTGACGATCGACCCGGCTGCCCTGTTCGGTACGATCGTCGCTCAGGTCTTCTATCTGCTGCCGTGGATGGCCGTGGCCCTAGCGGTTGTCGCGGTCCGGATCGCCCGGCATCCGTCCTCCGACCCCGATCAACGCCGATGGGACCGCCTCTTTCTCGCCCTGGCATTGGTCCCGTTCGTCTTCTTCCTGGCCGTTTCGGCGTTCCGGCCGGTCTTGCCGCACTGGGGGCTGATCGGCGTCGCAGCCCTGATGCCCCCCCTTGGTGCGGCCTGGACTGATCGGCTGGCCCGCCAGCCCCGGAGCATGCGGCGGCGGCTCGCCCTGATCGCCCTGGCTCCGATCGTGGTCACAGCCCTTGCCCTCGCCCACGTCAACACGGGATGGCTCCAGGGGGGAGGCTCGGGGCGAATCACCCTGCTCCCCCCCGAGGCCGACCCGTCGCGCGACCTGTTCGGCTGGGATCAGATCGCCGACGAGCTGCGCCGACGAGGGTTGCTCGATCGGCCCGACACCTTCGTCTTCACCGGCCACTGGCACGTCAGCGGCCAGCTTGCCCGGGCAATCGGCCCGGGGACTCCGGTCCTCTGCTACCACGAAGGAGACGCCCGGGGGTTCTCCGGCTGGAGCCGCCCGGACGATTGGGTCGGCCGGGATGGCATCCTCGTCGCCATCGACGACCGATCGACCGAGCCCCAGTGCTTCGACCGCTGGTTCGAGCGGATCGAGCCGATCGCCTCGTTCAACATCATGCGCGGCGGCGTCCCGATCCGCCCGGTGCGTCTCTTTCGCTGCGTCCGGCAAACTCGTCCCTTCCGCTTCGACGCCCCGCCGGGCGGATGA
- a CDS encoding dual specificity protein phosphatase family protein, whose protein sequence is MLSRRRLILRWTLIAAAGLLAVEQTWRHTYDYLLPEQFAVVEEGKVYRGAWQMTWPMKRIVREHGIKTVVALAHPPGSDWVKKEAALADEMGFQFVHVPIVDDRKDERSELLYDRIEEAADAIANPANQPVYFHCHHGINRASMVQMAYRMLYEDYTIDEAEAEIARQFGLKKVDKGPDYRHMRGFYEDRVLPRRLARAKGETASRDDRAEEKPSVRQ, encoded by the coding sequence ATGCTTTCGCGCCGCCGCCTCATTCTTCGCTGGACCCTGATCGCGGCCGCCGGGCTGCTCGCGGTCGAGCAAACCTGGCGTCATACGTACGATTACCTGCTGCCCGAGCAATTTGCCGTGGTCGAGGAGGGCAAGGTCTATCGAGGGGCCTGGCAAATGACCTGGCCCATGAAGCGGATCGTCCGCGAACATGGGATCAAGACCGTCGTGGCGCTGGCTCATCCTCCCGGAAGTGACTGGGTGAAGAAAGAAGCCGCCCTGGCCGATGAAATGGGTTTTCAGTTCGTTCACGTTCCGATCGTTGACGACCGGAAGGACGAGCGAAGCGAGCTGCTCTACGACCGAATCGAGGAAGCCGCCGACGCCATCGCCAATCCGGCCAATCAGCCGGTTTATTTCCATTGCCATCACGGGATCAATCGCGCGTCGATGGTCCAAATGGCGTACCGGATGCTTTACGAGGATTACACCATCGACGAGGCCGAGGCCGAAATCGCTCGGCAGTTTGGCTTGAAGAAGGTGGACAAGGGGCCGGACTATCGCCACATGCGAGGCTTCTACGAGGATCGCGTCCTGCCGCGACGGTTGGCTCGGGCGAAGGGGGAAACGGCCTCTCGTGACGACCGGGCTGAGGAGAAACCTTCGGTCCGTCAGTGA
- a CDS encoding N-acetyltransferase: MKIRPAKVGDVPTINDLIRTFADRKLMIRRSLGELYESIREFVVAVDEHGTVVGCAALHVFWEDLAELKCLAVSETVQGRGVGRMLVDECWRAAQEMDLDTVFTLTYVPEFFEKCGYRQIDKAELPHKIWNECVRCPLFPNCHETALIRTAEPVDEAVREAFAAASAGR, from the coding sequence TTGAAAATTCGCCCCGCCAAGGTCGGCGACGTGCCGACGATCAACGACTTGATCCGTACCTTTGCCGACCGCAAGCTGATGATCCGCCGATCGCTCGGCGAGCTGTACGAGTCGATCCGCGAGTTCGTCGTCGCGGTCGATGAGCACGGTACGGTGGTCGGTTGTGCGGCCTTGCACGTCTTCTGGGAAGATCTGGCCGAGCTGAAATGCCTGGCTGTTTCCGAGACGGTTCAAGGTCGAGGTGTGGGGAGGATGCTGGTCGATGAGTGCTGGCGGGCCGCGCAGGAGATGGACCTCGATACGGTCTTCACCCTGACGTATGTGCCTGAATTTTTCGAGAAGTGCGGCTACCGCCAGATCGACAAGGCCGAGCTGCCGCATAAAATCTGGAATGAGTGTGTCCGCTGCCCCCTGTTCCCGAACTGCCACGAGACGGCCCTGATTCGCACGGCTGAGCCGGTGGATGAGGCGGTCCGGGAAGCCTTCGCCGCCGCGTCGGCAGGCCGCTGA
- a CDS encoding glycosyltransferase family 39 protein, whose amino-acid sequence MPRTEATIPSKTVPNDPPPLGETAPSTGQHSLRWGLLAGTLAFLVLILTEPMLAIAWDEGYSLGRERRIRAWLSALVDPEGFAETWSPPALELVQPDGPPPKGRLPVVPPSPEQLDTRGKLFDSEVIAYFWPFAREEPHGHPPFYAILGLIGDVLTPWRGDLAQARLGPMLLISLAVGALFTFIDRRLGRWAAVVGASALVLQPRLFGHAHYAAYDAPLTALWVLAVLAFFQATEDRSRRNPSWRWAVVLGLVIGAASATKLTGWFIPLPLLAWTIVFRDRRGLLALLAACPVALMTIYALIPPWWHDPIDGFTRFLASNTGRGQTIPIRVMYLGKIYRTPVDSLPIDNTIVWTAMVAPVGFLLLALTGAIRSAVSHSTERFGVLVSLNWLFLLALRAMPNVPGHDGIRLFLPAFGMLAIAAGIGTALIVGWLGRWGKGLAAAAVLEGVVSVAVMMPVPLSYYSPAVGGLPGAVRLGMEPTYYWDALTDDVLEWIDANTPEGRRVATATFPTSFLELNDSGRLRTPISPLAPEPPAWYVVQNRPGAIGVLEYRLLSNHEPVYVSEKFGVPLIWIFSYDDVETIRAEWASQPMMRGAIVP is encoded by the coding sequence ATGCCGCGCACCGAAGCGACGATCCCCTCGAAGACCGTTCCGAACGATCCTCCTCCCCTGGGGGAAACGGCGCCTTCGACAGGGCAGCATTCACTCCGATGGGGATTGCTCGCCGGGACGCTGGCCTTTCTTGTGCTGATCCTCACCGAGCCGATGCTGGCGATTGCCTGGGACGAGGGGTACTCCCTGGGGCGAGAGCGTCGCATTCGGGCCTGGCTGTCGGCTTTGGTCGATCCTGAGGGATTCGCCGAAACCTGGTCGCCTCCGGCCCTCGAACTGGTGCAGCCCGATGGTCCCCCGCCGAAAGGGCGATTGCCGGTCGTGCCCCCGTCTCCCGAGCAACTGGACACACGGGGGAAGCTGTTCGATTCGGAGGTCATCGCCTATTTCTGGCCATTTGCTCGCGAAGAACCGCACGGCCATCCCCCGTTTTATGCGATCCTGGGCCTCATCGGCGACGTATTGACCCCCTGGCGAGGCGACCTGGCCCAAGCCCGGCTCGGGCCGATGCTGCTGATCAGCCTGGCGGTCGGGGCGCTGTTCACGTTCATCGATCGCCGACTGGGCCGATGGGCTGCGGTGGTCGGGGCCTCGGCGCTCGTCTTGCAACCGAGGTTGTTCGGGCATGCCCATTATGCCGCGTATGACGCTCCACTGACGGCCCTCTGGGTGCTGGCGGTTCTTGCCTTTTTTCAAGCGACCGAGGATCGATCGCGGCGGAACCCGAGCTGGAGATGGGCCGTCGTGCTGGGTCTGGTTATTGGCGCTGCGTCGGCGACAAAGCTGACTGGATGGTTCATTCCGCTGCCGCTCCTGGCCTGGACGATCGTCTTCCGCGACCGTCGTGGGTTGCTCGCCCTGCTGGCGGCGTGCCCAGTGGCTCTGATGACGATTTATGCGTTGATTCCTCCCTGGTGGCACGACCCGATTGACGGCTTCACCCGGTTTCTGGCCTCGAACACCGGCCGGGGGCAGACGATCCCGATCCGGGTGATGTACCTCGGTAAGATCTACCGGACGCCGGTCGACTCGCTGCCGATCGACAACACGATCGTCTGGACGGCGATGGTCGCGCCGGTGGGGTTCCTACTGCTCGCCCTGACGGGGGCGATCCGGTCGGCAGTATCGCACTCTACCGAGCGATTCGGAGTCCTGGTCTCGCTCAACTGGCTGTTCTTGCTCGCGTTGCGGGCGATGCCGAACGTGCCGGGGCATGATGGTATTCGGTTGTTCTTGCCGGCCTTCGGCATGCTGGCGATTGCCGCCGGAATCGGCACGGCGCTGATCGTCGGTTGGCTCGGACGCTGGGGCAAAGGACTTGCCGCGGCTGCGGTGCTTGAAGGGGTAGTGAGCGTCGCGGTGATGATGCCGGTGCCGCTCTCGTATTACAGCCCGGCCGTGGGAGGATTACCCGGTGCGGTTCGACTAGGAATGGAACCGACGTATTACTGGGATGCCCTGACCGACGACGTGCTCGAATGGATTGATGCCAATACCCCTGAAGGTCGTCGGGTGGCCACGGCGACTTTCCCTACGTCGTTCCTCGAGTTGAACGACTCGGGACGGTTGCGCACGCCGATCTCTCCGCTGGCCCCCGAACCACCGGCCTGGTACGTCGTCCAGAACCGGCCGGGAGCGATTGGGGTGCTCGAGTATCGTCTCCTAAGCAATCATGAACCGGTCTATGTGTCAGAGAAATTCGGGGTCCCCTTGATCTGGATCTTTTCCTACGACGATGTGGAGACAATCCGAGCGGAATGGGCGTCGCAACCGATGATGCGGGGGGCCATCGTGCCATGA